The genomic window tgaacaaaaaaggCAAGAGCATTTTACATCAATGTGTGcggttttatttgaatatttaaaaaatataactattccAAATTCAGCTGAATTAATGGGAATATATGGAAGGGTAAgtgatttaaaaagaaaatggttttctttTCGTAgataccctggtggaaaaaatattcgaagaaataataagtcttagaaactctgaaaaagttttagacACTCTGACTAACAGCTATTTAGAGTTCCTAAAACTTTCAGAGTTTCTAAGGCTTCtaattctttcttcaaatatttttccaccAGGATGGTTTTCctttaaatggtaaaataaggAAGTATTCCTTTCTGAAAACACCtaacaataaattatagtaTGGAAAATTGATTGTGTATGTacaattttctgaaataataaaataatattgctgAAATTAATGGCCGCGAAGAAGGAAATTTCCTTTATATATCCTTCATAAAAAAGATTTCTCAATTTTTGTTATAGATGTGTAttaattcttataatattttggatCCTGAAATGAATAGTGTTGGTACTGGATTATATTTGGCAGCATCAATTATCGATCATTCGTGTGATCCTAGTGCTGTTGCAGTTTTTAAAGGAACCACAATTAATATTCGAACTGTAAAATCTTTGCCTTCATTAAATTGGCAAGaggtaagaataataataataatacataataggGTCTAAAATAGGGTCTCTATGGTTCTCTTCTTGAGAACAATCTGCAACCGGAAGGAGAGACCTCTTCAGGtaagagatgctattttaagcagatgaaaGAAGCAGAACTTATCCGTCGGGATTATCCGTCGGGATTATTCTGAAAATTGATGGATTCAAGTTTTCGAAGCAAACCTACTAAACTTAACGCACTGCAGGCTTATGCAGGTGTAAATAACATGTTTTGAGTTTCCATTGCCCTCCATACATGTCTTACGATTGGGAACATCAGAGATCCTCATGTTATGAAGGTGGTAGTTAAATCGATAGTGTCCTGTCAAGAATCCCTTAACGCTCTTCTCAACTACGCTCTAGTGTGGCaagaagaaattaaattataattactatgTCTTAAATTAGGGACTGGCATGGGAGCATGGCTTAAAAATATGGTGGATTTTTGGCAAGACCACTTTCATAACATGGTGATCTCTGATGATCCCACTTCTAGGGCCTGTATAGAGGACAGTGGAGTCtacatacatgttatttgctcCTGTATAAACCTACAGAGCGTCATATTTAGAATGTTTGGCTTCAAAACCTTAAATCCATTAATTTTGAGGTAAATCCCTAAATATTCGACAAAAAATAATCTCTGTTTactgttttttcgtaaattaaaaGGTTAATTACATCCTATTGTTATTTATGTACGCATATATCTagctttgttttcaaaattatagcAGCTAACAGAAACGGTTAATGCTTTTACAAGTCTTTTACAACTTTATGTCGTTGAAAGCTACCACTATCGAATATCTCGTGCAGAACTACGTTTAGTctcgttagaaataccttaaatatttaagaattaattgttttgtaaacattatATTACTTTTCCCTTTAAACAGATATTCATAAGTTACATTGACGTGTTAAATTCACCATTCGGACGCCAAGAAGCTTTACAACAATCATATTATTTCTTGTGTAAATGTCCACGATGTTTACATGAtggtcaaaatttaataatgtttagtGGTGTGTGTCCAAATAAAGATTGTACTGCAccaattattatgaataataatggaAGTAAAAAGGATGATAATTCACAAAAATGTTCTGCATGTAATGCAgaaattggtaaaaaatatattgataattatCGAAGTGTCGAAGAATTTACGGAAATGCAATTGAAAACAATGGAACAAAAATCAATGGCGTGTATCCTTTTTAACAATTACTCTTGTGGTCTATTAagatagtacgagcaccaaggcaattttagatttagggttgaaattgtttgtaccttattttcaacttttatgataaattttgttatgacttcatgaatgtagacgaaaaaaataattaaatttttcgatatttacctaaataattaaacaaaatcttcaattttcgatattttgaaaattagtccagatatcgaaaaattttattcatactacgtcttatattgtcaaattattacataattcaccatcaaaattgaaaaaatatttttttttttttaatttgtgtccccactaccatgctcatacatgcTTAATTAGTCTGAtacatcgatttttttttttttcaataatttattaaggttttcactttaatttaaatagttttttttttttgtttccatcgactacttttggagaaatttatgaaaacatataatccatctaccgttttactgTAAacccaatgttaaatatgcctacttttgaagtcatttatttatttaaataatcggacaaccttccctaaaattttcagaaatgacTTAGaattagtccaacttcatataaataaaatcaagctttttatttaaaattgtctaggtgctcgtacatccttataACTAAGATGTAATGTTTAGAATAAATGAACCTCGATaatgtttaagaaattttttgaaaaaccatTACGAACAATTTTCCTATTAAATAATTAGATTTAGATGTGTGCAAATTATGCTTGGgaaaacagaaaaatgttttttataaacttaatttattacatgtgAAAACTTTAGATACAGCATTAGAAAGTTGTATTGAGTTAGGACGATGGTCAGATGCTATTTTCTTTGGAAAACAACTAATAGATGGCTAcaagtaagtatttttatttaattaatacactGTGTCTGCTAACACGCTAACAGGACTACTCACCTACTGCCTGAAGTGAACCATTGATGAAGGCATTttcatcaattattattaacttcccagtttgatagttattgtaatggatccgattttgcaaattgaaaatttagacatatctccacgtttcaagacctttagagtcgaatagtatggtttttaaaaggatgtccgtgtgtacacatgtatgtatgtatgtatgttcggattcaattttgtataattatgtaacttagacctgattaggttttgagcaaaatcggtcaagccgtttttttttaccgaatgaaaaattgtataagtgtcactattatcacttatcatttatatggTTTTAAAGTCATAGGGGGTGCCAGGGGCGAAGCTCCCGCTGGGGTCGCAATTTTTTACCCTTTCCACTGGGAAGTCAGTCCTGTGGACCTTTCGAGTCGCATCTAGACcggtttttcaatttattattaaatttattaattttttttttgtaggtattatTACGGTGAAATTCATCCAATGCTTggattattgtatttaaaattgggaaaaatattagtttatgaaaataaatcatcAGAAGCATTAAAATACCTTCAAGAATCagcaaatattttacatattacgCATGGGCCATGCCATTCTTTATGCCGTACTGAATTAGATCCATTATTAAAACAAGCGATTTTAGAATCGTCAATTATAAATAGTAATGGTTATTAACGATTACTTTTACGGTATTACCTCTCtttaaggtagtatagcagtCTC from Chrysoperla carnea chromosome 2, inChrCarn1.1, whole genome shotgun sequence includes these protein-coding regions:
- the LOC123293863 gene encoding histone-lysine N-methyltransferase SMYD3; amino-acid sequence: MNSLKIENMKNKSIGSIKPGTTILTEQPFVFVLKSKLRTEACDHCLERGKVLKCSVCQYVYYCNRNCQREAWSLHKLECSNLKQIAPKILPDSARLMARLILKLQKGGDHEKSYYSENKFRKFKDLMSHYSDIKIEQKRQEHFTSMCAVLFEYLKNITIPNSAELMGIYGRMCINSYNILDPEMNSVGTGLYLAASIIDHSCDPSAVAVFKGTTINIRTVKSLPSLNWQEIFISYIDVLNSPFGRQEALQQSYYFLCKCPRCLHDGQNLIMFSGVCPNKDCTAPIIMNNNGSKKDDNSQKCSACNAEIGKKYIDNYRSVEEFTEMQLKTMEQKSMAYLDVCKLCLGKQKNVFYKLNLLHVKTLDTALESCIELGRWSDAIFFGKQLIDGYKYYYGEIHPMLGLLYLKLGKILVYENKSSEALKYLQESANILHITHGPCHSLCRTELDPLLKQAILESSIINSNGY